A single genomic interval of Helianthus annuus cultivar XRQ/B chromosome 13, HanXRQr2.0-SUNRISE, whole genome shotgun sequence harbors:
- the LOC110902686 gene encoding uncharacterized protein LOC110902686 translates to MANKKSKKGSTNKKIVSSKEETHNHNQKQQEVGSVSMDLAGSLEKMKTSVKASVTQLGTLVNRSLEKLDALGTLRDELKGLKKDLKTAINVIRLEMQAMIQEEIATLWREVDDNIQNLHKNFTKLEAKMNDANKAQLKVCLGSSQVSHLNTLNTQETPKTREKHNIKKLPNKGKKRPTTTKPEKKSEEGLQLINMVVNGRPVKALVDRGASHNFVSMDEAIRLGVQVTKQEAMIKTTNGPIQPILGMAYDVKVTIGKWKGKSDLSVMPMKDHNFVLGQDFFENKQTFLILYANKFCIIDRNQVHTMKTETDTSRQGMSITSIQMEVGSKTRSTTHSSQLGITQNRNEDVAFLGVGGCHAPQKFNSKFQHSGSFRNIKEASRAAWKSLEQPRQY, encoded by the coding sequence ATGGCGAACAAGAAAAGCAAGAAGGGATCAACGAACAAGAAAATCGTCTCTAGTAAAGAAGAGACACACAACCACAACCAGAAACAACAAGAAGTTGGAAGCGTGTCTATGGATTTGGCCGGATCCTTAGAAAAAATGAAGACTAGTGTCAAAGCATCGGTCACACAACTTGGAACTCTTGTCAATCGTTCCTTGGAAAAGCTAGATGCTTTGGGAACATTGCGAGATGAGTTAAAAGGACTCAAAAAAGATCTCAAAACCGCTATCAACGTCATACGCCTCGAGATGCAAGCCATGATCCAAGAGGAGATTGCAACGCTGTGGAGAGAGGTAGACGACAATATCCAAAACCTTCACAAAAACTTTACTAAGTTGGAAGCAAAAATGAACGACGCTAACAAGGCACAACTAAAAGTATGTCTGGGGTCCTCGCAAGTAAGTCATCTCAACACTTTAAATACTCAAGAAACTCCCAAAACACGGGAAAAACATAACATCAAAAAGCTCCCGAACAAGGGAAAGAAAAGACCAACAACCACAAAACCAGAAAAGAAGTCGGAAGAAGGACTTCAACTCATCAACATGGTGGTAAACGGGAGACCCGTTAAAGCACTAGTTGACAGAGGAGCAAGCCATAACTTCGTCTCAATGGATGAAGCAATAAGACTCGGTGTTCAGGTCACAAAACAAGAAGCAATGATAAAGACCACGAATGGACCTATCCAACCAATACTTGGGATGGCATACGACGTCAAAGTCACAATCGGCAAATGGAAAGGTAAGAGCGACCTTTCTGTGATGCCAATGAAAGACCATAACTTTGTGCTTGGCCAGGATTTCTTCGAAAACAAACAGACCTTCCTTATTCTATATGCAAACAAGTTTTGCATCATAGACAGAAACCAAGTTCACACAATGAAGACAGAGACGGACACTAGCCGTCAAGGTATGTCAATAACATCAATACAAATGGAGGTTGGTTCAAAAACAAGATCAACcacacattcatcacaattaggCATAACCCAAAATCGCAACGAGGATGTTGCATTTTTAGGTGTGGGAGGATGTCACGCCCCACAAAAATTCAACTCAAAATTTCAGCATTCTGGAAGTTTTCGGAACATTAAGGAAGCGTCTAGGGCTGCCTGGAAGTCTCTAGAACAGCCTAGACAATACTAG